One genomic region from Xenopus laevis strain J_2021 chromosome 2L, Xenopus_laevis_v10.1, whole genome shotgun sequence encodes:
- the LOC121399943 gene encoding uncharacterized protein C1orf232-like, with the protein MSQNFWKLYKSKVLQSFNAEQEEEPKEENDTVEMIEEENPEVEAEGLNMSQLAQKVQGALGWRSVASLFSKEEEQQPEQVEEQSPEEQPKDNPPPKRSSALWDVFANRWQQSSAERSEARGVLAEPPEEPNEVQPEETPFRWGFLTSKIAELRSKNT; encoded by the exons ATGAGTCAGAATTTTTGGAAATTGTATAAATCAAAAGTTTTGCAGAGCTTCAATGCAGAACAAGAAGAAGAACCCAAGGAGGAG AACGATACTGTGGAAATGATAGAGGAAGAAAATCCTGAAGTGGAAGCCGAAGGGTTAAATATGTCCCAGCTCGCCCAAAAG GTTCAAGGTGCACTGGGTTGGAGAAGTGTTGCTTCCCTTTTCAGTAAAGAAGAAGAACAACAACCAGAGCAAGTAGAAGAACA ATCTCCTGAAGAGCAGCCCAAAGACAACCCACCTCCAAAGCGTTCCTCAGCACTATGGGATGTTTTTGCCAATAGGtggcagcagagctctgcagaaCGATCAGAGGCAAGGGGTGTCCTGGCAGAACCTCCAGAAGAACCCAATGAAGTCCAGCCAGAGGAAACTCCCTTTAGGTGGGGGTTTCTTACCAGCAAAATAGCTGAGCTAAGGAGCAAGAACACTTAA
- the fam110d.L gene encoding family with sequence similarity 110 member D L homeolog (The RefSeq protein has 1 substitution compared to this genomic sequence), with protein sequence MNSKSPRLHRAIDGITAFDRLEADKAKYVKTPQVREQRQNPAINATLSPTLLRRSIQSNHNHNTETKHTASCSPVIQPRILQCHVEQRTEQSYITSSTTTISGTPLQHRKTLSLKTEHSRYTTIPSNIPTRSVKSYTSEPQSDETLNVNRTSYTVQKICEPKQDNVVPSPSSPLTQPFSMRRFSGKRQHRPDSLIIYRQRRDIIQNEKENNVSSGGLVNRLLQSTPLLKRRIPLAQGSPQPCSEESPNSPRAQRKAEETLRCQVPKFSAPQEAVSKDQSSLPPSDVQHFFESCGLEGSLLDLLDNVYQLGGDPTIGSLESVDRVSGRSMVLHEEAKEERTPVSVIERNARVIKWIYSCHNAKAISVQRENNTSRESTV encoded by the coding sequence ATGAATTCGAAGTCTCCTCGATTGCATCGAGCAATAGATGGCATCACAGCATTTGACCGTCTAGAGGCTGATAAGGCCAAATACGTTAAGACTCCACAAGTCAGAGAACAAAGGCAAAACCCTGCTATCAATGCCACACTTTCCCCAACTTTGTTACGTAGATCAATTCAATCAAATCACAACCACAACACAGAGACCAAACATACTGCCAGCTGCAGTCCAGTAATACAACCTAGAATTCTGCAATGTCATGTTGAGCAAAGGACAGAACAATCATACATTACAAGCTCAACCACTACTATATCAGGAACTCCCCTTCAACATCGCAAGACTTTAAGTTTGAAGACAGAGCATTCCCGCTATACTACCATTCCTTCCAACATACCAACAAGATCTGTTAAGTCATACACCAGTGAACCACAGACTGATGAAACTCTTAATGTTAATCGCACAAGCTACACAGTTCAAAAAATATGTGAGCCTAAGCAAGATAATGTGGTCCCATCTCCTAGTTCCCCATTGACCCAACCTTTTTCAATGCGTCGGTTTAGTGGAAAGCGGCAACACCGACCTGACTCCCTAATAATTTACCGCCAGAGGAGGGATATCAttcaaaatgaaaaggaaaacaatGTGAGCAGTGGAGGACTGGTCAACCGGCTTCTTCAAAGCACTCCACTATTAAAAAGGCGTATTCCTCTTGCACAGGGCTCTCCCCAGCCATGTTCTGAGGAAAGCCCAAACTCTCCTAGGGCACAGAGAAAAGCTGAGGAGACGTTGAGGTGCCAGGTTCCTAAGTTCAGTGCCCCACAAGAGGCAGTATCAAAAGATCAGTCCTCACTACCTCCTTCTgatgttcagcatttttttgagAGCTGTGGCTTAGAGGGGAGCCTCCTGGACTTGCTTGATAATGTATATCAACTTGGTGGGGATCCAACAATTGGAAGTTTAGAATCTGTGGACAGGGTAAGTGGAAGAAGTATGGTTTTACATGAGGAAGCAAAAGAAGAGAGAACTCCGGTGTCTGTTATTGAGAGAAATGCTCGAGTCATAAAATGGATTTACAGCTGCCATAATGCCAAAGCTATAAGTGTTCAAAGAGAGAACAACACATCCAGAGAATCTACAGTGTGA